One genomic segment of Helianthus annuus cultivar XRQ/B chromosome 14, HanXRQr2.0-SUNRISE, whole genome shotgun sequence includes these proteins:
- the LOC110906451 gene encoding uncharacterized protein LOC110906451, giving the protein MYWYSRLEGEKIKCNGCGPQDAILRQRLEKYRQKIASDYQRIFRDPYTLNPKIFFQLTFLEAFKAKGKDLVKHFDAWARNTDSSISRLNTGNGYGVSLDDIGMKATLDKLMEDYISLISRVLFQIPSSQETPQESTRTPTPLAAVQQTLVATNKVTDEPRSTPQPLSLEPSGSKSSTKARAQVQARNDKPGTGTSRKNKLDHYAPRMKVEELDNIFKRCSFNSLKY; this is encoded by the exons ATGTACTGGTATTCAAGATTAGAAGGCGAAAAAATTAAATGCAATGGTTGTGGACCACAAGATGCAATATTG CGGCAGAGGCTTGAAAAATACAGGCAAAAAATTGCATCCGATTATCAG CGTATATTCCGAGACCCATATACGTTGAATCCTAAAATATTCTTCCAGCTGACATTTTTAGAGGCCTTCAAAGCCAAGGGAAAGGATCTC GTGAAACATTTCGATGCATGGGCCCGCAACACGGACTCTAGCATCTCGCGCCTGAATACAGGGAATGGATACGGTGTTTCTCTTGATGACATTGGCATGAAAGCCACACTTGATAAGCTGATGGAAGATTACATAAGCCTTATTTCAAGAG TTTTGTTTCAGATACCGAGTTCTCAAGAAACCCCGCAAGAGTCTACCCGCACACCCACCCCTCTTGCTGCTGTTCAACAAACACTGGTGGCAACTAATAAAGTGACTGATGAACCTCGATCAACCCCTCAACCACTGTCTCTTGAACCCAGTGGAAGTAAGTCCTCTACTAAAGCTCGAGCTCAAGTTCAAGCTCGTAACGATAAGCCTGGCACTGGAACCAGTAGGAAGAATAAGCTAGACCATTATGCACCCAGAATGAAAGTTGAAGAACTTGATAACATCTTTAAGCGGTGTTCTTTCAATTCTTTAAAATACTAG